The Rhizobium leguminosarum DNA segment GGCGAATGTGCGGGCGAGCCGCACGCGCTGTTCGATGTGCGCAGCACGCTCGAGGCGCACGGCATCATCTTCCTGTCGAGCGGCAATCAGGATGAAGGCGGCCCCGGCATCCGGTTGCGCGCGCGCACCATGAGCGACGACGGTATCCGGCCGGAAAACCTCAACGCCGCCAATGACGATTAGAGCACGCGGCTTAAAATCACGCTATTCTAATGGAACCAAGCAGGCGTTCGGCCGTTTCCGCTGTCCTACCGGATATTAGGGGCAGTCAGTTGAACCGCAGCAATGGTCTCTACGTCATCATCGGCGTTCTCGTCGTCGCCGTTATCGGCCTCGGCGCTTATATCTACCGCGAGGAGAGCAAGCCGCAGGGAATCGAGATGAGCATCGGCAAGAACGGTGTCTCGATCGAGCAGAACTGAGCATCAGAGATATGTCTTGGCAAGATCGGCGAGCTTGCCGCCGTCCTTGACGCCCTGCCTGTAGAGCTGAATGACAACCGCACCGATCCGCTCGGCTTCGGGCGTCGTCCTGAGCAGTCCGCGGTCCTCGCAGACTTTGTCGAGCACTTGCGAAAGCAGATCGAGATCTTCCGAAAACAACGGTAAATCATGCGGATGGATTGATGATCGTAACATCACGCCGCATTTCCTCCGAGGGCAAACGCATCCACGCTTGCATTGCTGGCCGCCCTCCGCAACCGGCAAAAATGATTATGCGCGACGGCTTGAACTTTAGCAACTACGCAATTTCCACGGAACAAAATCAGGGAACAAATTTTTGCCCCGCGCGTTGGGGCCGCGCATAGAACAGGATGATTTTAGGCTCGGCCGGCCTAAAATCTGAATCCTGTTCCACCTTAAAGAATTAGAGCATGATGTCGTCCGAAAACCGCTCACACTTTTCGGCATCATGCTCTAGTAGCAGGAATCAGTGAGTGCAAACATTG contains these protein-coding regions:
- a CDS encoding helix-turn-helix domain-containing protein, with product MITATQIRGARAMIGMSIEELAAASGLPVETVAALENGECAGEPHALFDVRSTLEAHGIIFLSSGNQDEGGPGIRLRARTMSDDGIRPENLNAANDD